From a single Melioribacteraceae bacterium genomic region:
- a CDS encoding DUF6448 family protein, producing MLHISSKTKTFVAVVFSLLLVSSTQSLAHCDGLDGPVIKDAKKALETGNVNLVLIWVQKADQEEITSAFNKTLAVRKLSPEAKEFADMYFFETLVRIHRAGEGAPYTGIKPAGRDLGPAIPAADNALSSGSPKELIKFLEDEVHKGLHPLYMEVLKKRNFDPNNVNAGREFVKAYVEYVHYVEKIYQLTSGNSHNGNGIDSHSH from the coding sequence ATGTTACACATTTCATCAAAAACTAAAACTTTTGTTGCGGTCGTTTTCAGCCTCTTACTTGTTTCTTCAACTCAATCATTAGCCCATTGCGATGGATTAGATGGTCCGGTAATTAAAGACGCTAAGAAAGCCCTCGAAACTGGAAATGTCAATCTTGTTCTCATTTGGGTACAAAAAGCCGATCAGGAGGAAATAACCTCCGCCTTTAACAAAACTCTCGCGGTACGTAAATTATCACCCGAGGCAAAAGAATTTGCCGACATGTATTTTTTCGAAACTTTAGTCCGTATTCATAGAGCTGGAGAAGGTGCGCCTTATACTGGTATTAAACCCGCTGGACGTGATCTTGGCCCTGCAATCCCGGCAGCCGATAATGCATTGTCATCTGGTTCGCCAAAAGAACTTATCAAATTCCTGGAGGACGAAGTCCACAAAGGTTTGCATCCTCTTTACATGGAAGTTCTGAAAAAAAGAAATTTTGACCCAAACAACGTTAATGCTGGAAGAGAATTTGTTAAAGCCTATGTTGAATATGTTCACTATGTAGAAAAAATCTATCAGCTAACTTCCGGTAATTCACACAACGGTAACGGAATAGATTCTCATTCTCATTAA